cacttctttcaaattgatttagttCTTCTTACATGgcaataatccaattttcatcttctaaagcttctttgatatttttgggttcaacttgagataggaAGGCAGCACATTGGCATTCATTCCTAATGGaagatctagttctaatgcctttggatggatctcctaagatttcattcattttgacatatttcctttctcttggaaatgttggttctttttcaaattgatgttcttgatcttcttcaatTGAATCGTTTTCTTGAGCATTAGACTCATTTTGTCTTAtagaaagttttttaaaattttgagttaaattattttcaccatcttctctaggttttggaaactCAAAGCTTatatcatcaactattacttgaattgtttcctctaccactagggttcttttgttgaataccctataacctttactttgagatgaataacctaagaatataccttcatcacttttagcatTAAATTTACCTAGAGATTCTTTTCCATTGTTGAGAATATAGCAAGTACTACCAAATACATGAAAATGACTTATGTTgggttttcttcctttaaataattcatatggagtctttttcaataaaagcctcattgaaactctatttaaaatatggcaagcagtATGCACAGCTTCTGCCCAAAAGTACTTAGGAAggtttttatcacaaagcattgctctagccatttcttgtaaagatctattctttctttctactacaccattttgttgaggagtccTAGCAGAAGAAAAGttatgatctattccattttcttcacaaaacagtttgaaagattcattttcaaattctcctccatgatcacttctaatttttgaaatacaaaagcctttttctctttgaattcttttactaaaaatttcaaatgacttaaatgtttcatttttagatgcaagaaaaattacccatgtgaatctagaataatcatctattaTAACTAAGACATATTGTTTACCTCCTAAGCTTAGAGTCCTCATTGGACCAAATAAGTCTAAGTGAAGtagtgttagaggtctagatgttgatacttcatttattggtttgaatgatatactgatttgtttgcctttcatgcaagtgccacaaatgtgatctctttcaaatttaagcttaggcaatccaataacaagatcatgtttcactaacttgtttattaggttcatactagcatgccctaaCCTATTATGCCATAGCCAAGAATATTGAGATGAATTTGCAACTAAACAGTTTTCCATTTTGGGAGATTCTAGGAATGTGAGATAGAtgtttcctactctatttccttttaattttatttcttttgacttAGAGCACACAACTTTACAAGAGttagcatcaaaacaaacttcataGTTTAAATCACACAGTTGACTAATactaatcaaattatgtttaagaccatcaacaagaaacacattctctaaagtaatatttttaaaagaaatagaacCCATACCTATAATCTTACCTTGAGAATTGTCACCATAGAAaaccttacctccttccttgaGAACAATGTTGCTGAGAAGATCTTGATCTCCTATCATGTGCCTTGAGCAGCCACTatcaaggaaccacttgctccttggatcatttgaaaccaatgcagcctacacaagaaatcattcacgttgttccctttggtacccacaTCTTCTTGGGTCCATTCTGCTTAGAAGATACTACAtctttaggaacccaaacttgtttgaatttttgaggaaaatttcgTATGAAACATTTGTTAATTGAGTGACCATCTTTTCCACAGTAGTGACAGGTAATAcctctttttgaaaactttggtttgaaaaatggttttctttgaataaatttttggtttGCTGCTTTAACAAACACTGTCTTACTAGAGCTTGCttggaatggatcaaatccaattccttgtttatttccaaagtttctttgagctccaagtatcatttctagtttatttttaccttcaaccaacttttctaacgattccttcatgtctttgttttctttcaaaagattTTCCTTTTCAGCACTTAAactgtttctttcattttctaacAGTTCTATTTTAACATTCAGATTATTTACCtcattttctaaggaatttaattctctttttaaatcaatatttttctcattcatatgctcacattcACATAGCAAGTCATTAaatgcatcatgaagttcttcaaaagTAAAGTCAGAGGATAGATTAGGATGCTGAGAATTTACCTCATCCTCAATATTGGCCATAAAGCAAATGTTGGCAACTTCATCATCTTGAGACTCATCACTTGATGAGAGATCTTCTTCACCCCATGCAGCTAGagcctttttcttcattttcctttccttgcGATCCATCTTTTTCAGTTGGGGGCAGTCACTTCTAATGTGACCtagcttcttacattcaaaacatcgaagctcattagatggattagactctttttgatctttttctttccgaaATGTCTTCCTTTGATTAAACCtacctttcttcataaatttcttaaatttccTAGCTAACAgagcaaaatcatcatcttcactgtCCTGagagtctttttcttctttttcaactttaaaggctacattcttatctttctttggtTCAGCATTATCACTTCATTTCATCATGATTTCATGAGTCATTAGTGATCCTAGTAGATTATCAAATTCAAGTTTGTCTAAATCTTTTGCCTCAGTAATAGCAGTGACTTTAGGATCCCATGATCTAGGTAAGCTTCTTAGAATCTTCCTAACTTTTTCACCATTTGTAAAAGTTTTTCCTAGAGACTCTAAAGTTGAaacaatatcattaaatctGGTGTACATGTCTTtaatatattcattttctttcatagtAAATAATTCATAGTCATGAAccagattatttatttttgtttcttttacctggTTTGTACCCTCATGAGTTACCTCCAGTTTATCCCAAATTTCCTTTGTTGTTTTGCATGTTGATATTCGGTTGAATTCCTCTGGGCATAGTGCACAAATCAATGTGTTCATTGCTTTTGCATTTGTCTCCATACTCATTCTCTCTCCAGCTGTCCATTTGTCTATCTTTTCCATGTCAGCCAAGGTGACTCCTTTCTTAATAGCTTGCATAAGACTTGAATCCTGCATAAGATAGATattcattctagctttccaGTAACTGTAGTTAgtaccatcaaaataaggtggacGAGAAGTACTCTGTCCTTCATGATGAGATGAGCTAGAAAAGTAGGCCATTATGTGGATCTTGaccctaggttgttagacctaataaaaaaaatgggaaccacgctctgataccaattgatagattTAAGCTAATGTGGTatccaccaagagggggggtgaattggtgtataaaaaaattcttttggaaagagaaaatatttttgtgtaaagAGGAATAATTATGAGGTCTTATTGATGATTACACAAAGTCAAAAGTGCAACGATGCAAACTTAAAAGAGAAAGTATAAAgagcagtgaagacacagatttatagtggttcagccttccaagcttaatccactaccttagttatccactaaggattttaaaaccaatatcactatcagccccctactcaatatgagcaggtcctctagtccttgactaggcaatgtacaacctcccaatttaatgggccctctagctactacTAGGAAGAAATACAAACAACGAagtagagaatctaagagtacaactcttagttacaattttctctctttaaataagtaaacgaggcttaaaagtaatagaGCAGtatatatcaaagcctcttaaatgagagtacagagagaaaaaaagatgaaattcgatgtaacagtgaaggcacgatcgttcaagatattcaatagtTTTTCTAGCAACCttaatgcatcttcaaccactatttttacaagtaaaactaagaatagtcgacagacatatactgatagtcgactatttttaataaaaaaatccaatagtcaacagacatacttgaatagtcgacagttgctgaaatgagaagaaatttttgaattttatgaacaaaaatagtcgacagatcagaaggcatagtcgactatttttactcgatagttgacagatgctaaaatagtcgacagatgcttaaatagtcaatagaacatcaaaaatagtcgactattttgaagcatagtcaacagaatgatcctgatagtcgactattctatagaaaatcttgaatttttaatacatccTTAATTGATTATGttagaaactcattttgattatctttaaagcaagttgagattatcaaaagtttaatttgaaacaaatcaatcttgacaagcaagttgagattatcaaaagttataatttgaagcaaatcattctttcatccatactcaaaatttcatatcttgctttaagacttatatactaaaaatgcattttctcattcatataatccatatagtagaaattgattttcatatagtcattatcaaaactattttattactaagagtgaaatatcagcaaatactcatcaacataaataattataaataaacagatTATATTCATTACTTAAccaatattaacattaataaataacaattaattaatattataataaatattaacattaatagtTAACAGAAATATTAACGTTAACAACATTAAcagaaatattaacattaacaactatttataacttaacaattaatcaaatagtgcCTATTATGTAAACAGTTaacagaaatattaatattaataacattaatagaaatattaacattaacaactatttacaacttaacaattaatcaaatagtacCTATTATGTAACAAACattcaatattataatttaaattttaaataattaacaactaaaataaaaaataccttcaaTCTTGATGAGCTTCGAATGTAAAtcacactaaaataaaatcaCTATCACGATTTAAGTGAGAGTGAGACAGTGACGAACGGAGAAGAGATAAACAAGAGGAAACGAAATTAGGAGGAAAGGCACACTTGATGAAATTatagagaagagatgagaggatcgaatgggaagtgtaacatcccgtatcgagcaattggaaggaccggaacaacttaccctgatgggcctatgcgaacttcccaggggggtcacccattcttggatttccccaggtcaagcacacttaaccctggagttctttgcctgtattcagcccaaaaggtatccagctggtgttgtttacttccttacttatcctcgatatatactattctcatATGGGCTCTCGGGTTATTATATTCTTCCCCCCTTGAGCATATAACGCcttcgtcatgcgaccttacaactgatctcagaccttctcccctttggagcctgccatcctagaagtctGCCAGGAGCCGCTCCTTGATCAAGCCTCGCGACCTAGCGCCACTCCCCATCCTCATTGGactgccttctccaagggtcggctctgataccacctgtaacatctcgtatcaaatgataggaaggaccggaacaacttatcctgatgggcctacgcgaacttcccaagggggtcacccatccttggatttccccagatcaagcacacttaaccctggagttctttgcctacattcagcccaaaaggtatccagttggttttgtttcctttcttacttatcctcgatatatactattctcatatgggctctcgaggtattacagGAAGGGGGAGAGGGGAAGCTTTAAAAGGAgatggggggggaggggggcgaGAGGGAGGGGCACTTGGCAAGGAAAGGGAAGGGGATGGGGGGCAGGCAGTGCCTATCAAAGTCAGCAACGGGCTGACTTTAGGGGCATAGTACACTACGCCCCaggtttattttaaatatattaataaattattttaaattaatatataaatttaaaaataaatatatattattaaaatataattaatttatagttatttaattttacaacattaaactaatcaagaaaaaatattttacaatcaagagagaagaaaaatgaaaaacaattaataaaaataaatcaattaaaattatttaaagaataatgaccaaaaaataaataaaatattttttaagaatttgtaaatttattattaattgaagaagaagagataaaaatgttttttttattttttaaatgattaataatatttatgttataaataaatataattttagtaattaatttaaattaaaaattacatatattttgtaaactaaaaatgattagtattttgagagaaaactaaaatcaacaatcatctgCGACAGACAGTCACCCATAACAGATGAAGAATTAGTGCCGAGTGATTGTTAGTCgctggaaaataaatttttaaaaattaatttatttttttaactaataaaattaatatagttcttttatagatatttgattttacgatttcacattaattaaaaaagtaagtataaaagataaagaactaaggaaaaaaacaatagaaataaaatactaaagagtaattatttattccaAGTACATTTAATGCAGCTCAACTGTCTTCAGTAGTTCAACTATCAACTAAATATACTTAGATGCtgcattattaattaattatggggtTAGAGAACATTCATTACAAGTGTTCTAATTTAcgagttcttatattttatctttaatgctttaaattgacacaatttttcaattactattgttacattcattattatatgtttattttgtaagccttcaatcaattgagaaatattgttaCTGAGaaatttaattctcatattaatt
This genomic stretch from Diospyros lotus cultivar Yz01 chromosome 1, ASM1463336v1, whole genome shotgun sequence harbors:
- the LOC127798498 gene encoding uncharacterized protein LOC127798498, which encodes MAYFSSSSHHEGQSTSRPPYFDGTNYSYWKARMNIYLMQDSSLMQAIKKGVTLADMEKIDKWTAGERMSMETNAKAMNTLICALCPEEFNRISTCKTTKEIWDKLEVTHEGTNQVKETKINNLVHDYELFTMKENEYIKDMYTRFNDIVSTLESLGKTFTNGEKVRKILRSLPRSWDPKVTAITEAKDLDKLEFDNLLGSLMTHEIMMK